A DNA window from Daucus carota subsp. sativus chromosome 3, DH1 v3.0, whole genome shotgun sequence contains the following coding sequences:
- the LOC108210762 gene encoding protein translation factor SUI1 homolog isoform X3 → MSELDIQIPNAFDPFAEATAEDSSAGSKEYVHIRIQQRNGRKSLTTVQGLKKEFSYNKILKDLKKEFCCNGTVVQDPELGQVIQLQGDQRKNASTFLIQVLIIIWKL, encoded by the exons ATGTCTGAACTCGATATTCAGATTCCTAATGCTTTTG ACCCCTTTGCTGAGGCCACTGCTGAGGACTCGAGTGCTGGGTCGAAAGAGTACGTGCATATTCGCATACAGCAGCGAAATGGCAGGAAAAGCTTGACAACTGTGCAGGGTTTAAAGAAAGAATTTAGCTACAACAAGATTCTCAAGGACCTCAAAAAGGAGTTTTGCTGCAATGGTACTGTTGTCCAGGATCCTGAGTTAGGCCAG GTTATCCAGCTTCAAGGTGACCAGCGAAAGAATGCTTCTACATTCCTGATTCAG GTATTAATAATCATATGGAAATTGTga
- the LOC108210762 gene encoding protein translation factor SUI1 homolog 1 isoform X1: MSELDIQIPNAFDPFAEATAEDSSAGSKEYVHIRIQQRNGRKSLTTVQGLKKEFSYNKILKDLKKEFCCNGTVVQDPELGQVIQLQGDQRKNASTFLIQVIVGHLCVILIAVRLENQIIFVPKNVDIFICIDQSR, translated from the exons ATGTCTGAACTCGATATTCAGATTCCTAATGCTTTTG ACCCCTTTGCTGAGGCCACTGCTGAGGACTCGAGTGCTGGGTCGAAAGAGTACGTGCATATTCGCATACAGCAGCGAAATGGCAGGAAAAGCTTGACAACTGTGCAGGGTTTAAAGAAAGAATTTAGCTACAACAAGATTCTCAAGGACCTCAAAAAGGAGTTTTGCTGCAATGGTACTGTTGTCCAGGATCCTGAGTTAGGCCAG GTTATCCAGCTTCAAGGTGACCAGCGAAAGAATGCTTCTACATTCCTGATTCAGGTGATTGTTGGTCATTTATGTGTa attttaattgcTGTGCGACTTGAGAACCAAATCATATTTGTGCCCAAAAATGTAGATATTTTTATATGCATCGATCAGAGCCGGTAA
- the LOC108210762 gene encoding protein translation factor SUI1 homolog isoform X2 yields MSELDIQIPNAFDPFAEATAEDSSAGSKEYVHIRIQQRNGRKSLTTVQGLKKEFSYNKILKDLKKEFCCNGTVVQDPELGQVIQLQGDQRKNASTFLIQVGIVKKEHIKIHGF; encoded by the exons ATGTCTGAACTCGATATTCAGATTCCTAATGCTTTTG ACCCCTTTGCTGAGGCCACTGCTGAGGACTCGAGTGCTGGGTCGAAAGAGTACGTGCATATTCGCATACAGCAGCGAAATGGCAGGAAAAGCTTGACAACTGTGCAGGGTTTAAAGAAAGAATTTAGCTACAACAAGATTCTCAAGGACCTCAAAAAGGAGTTTTGCTGCAATGGTACTGTTGTCCAGGATCCTGAGTTAGGCCAG GTTATCCAGCTTCAAGGTGACCAGCGAAAGAATGCTTCTACATTCCTGATTCAG GTGGGTATCGTGAAGAAGGAACACATCAAAATTCATGGTTTCTAA
- the LOC108203220 gene encoding uncharacterized protein LOC108203220 has product MVKTRTSEEPLEPFEDNPEKLFRKKSETEKDQLDKESEGKIIVVDMAIIPTLRDDVAVSVANIGHSCMVYPNPALGKSNSFEIKQNLLMRLPVFHDLPTEEPNQHLSRFVTIVESMGPDMADPQILKMKAFPFSLDGSALDWLEELPVGYITSWEKLAQEFLQKFYPATRVMNMRSQIAGIHQNATETYAEYYARFQKLQKRCPQHGFSKGSLLHFFYQGLHEGEKKLLNSAVGGAYVDLSHDAAEKLIAKGAANELQYGSRASSGTTQGAQSDQRFSNIEQSIEKLNALLLSGKAPKAQVCGICSTQGHFTDACPTLVEPTLEDVNAIGFGNQAANQFSNTYNSRWKDHPNLRYGNTNNALNGFQFQNNSTPSGFLQRGQVPQSSNNDNTIEKLLSKLVDGQTEMQKQCTTNSQDIRDMQKQCITNSQDIREMQKQLGDVIKKINQEHEPGRLPGTTQPNLKFEHANIITTKSGRNVIPTQKILENQVDKRGIERDPATETASHKKPDEAKENSQAKEDSHENEDEAEIVHNNSEEKHTSPISASKSLKPSSSVITNSRFDSVPFPARLVQTKKSALETNILETFRKVHINLPLLECIQNLPAYAKVLKDLCTKRRRLKGSEVVEMKENVSAVLQGRLPRKCKDPGSFTIPCTIGKSKFENALLDLGASINVMPSSLYEKLCIKTKLKTDGVTILLADRSHVYPKGVLEDVLVQVGRF; this is encoded by the coding sequence ATGGTTAAAACCCGTACATCTGAAGAACCTCTTGAACCGTTTGAAGACAATCCTGAGAAGCTCTTTCGTAAGAAGAGTGAGACCGAAAAAGATCAATTAGACAAGGAAAGTGAAGGGAAGATCATTGTAGTCGATATGGCTATTATACCTACACTTCGTGATGATGTTGCTGTCTCGGTTGCTAATATTGGCCATTCATGTATGGTTTATCCTAATCCTGCTTTGGGGAAAAGCAACAGTTTTGAAATCAAGCAAAATTTGCTCATGAGACTACCAGTCTTCCATGATCTTCCAACTGAGGAACCTAATCAACATCTTTCTAGGTTCGTGACTATTGTGGAAAGCATGGGACCTGACATGGCAGACCCTCaaattctgaagatgaaggcttTTCCATTCTCTCTTGATGGATCAGCTCTTGACTGGCTAGAAGAATTGCCAGTGGGTTATATTACTTCTTGGGAGAAACTGGCCCAGGAATTCTTGCAGAAATTCTATCCGGCCACTCGAGTCATGAACATGAGAAGCCAAATAGCTGGAATTCATCAAAATGCCACTGAAACTTATGCTGAATATTATGCAAGATTCCAAAAGCTACAAAAGAGATGCCCACAACATGGATTTTCTAAAGGGAGTCTTCTTCATTTTTTCTATCAAGGTCTTCATGAAGGTGAAAAGAAACTCTTGAATTCAGCTGTTGGTGGTGCTTATGTAGATTTATCTCATGATGCTGCGGAGAAACTAATTGCTAAGGGAGCTGCTAATGAACTTCAATATGGTAGTCGTGCAAGTTCTGGCACTACTCAGGGAGCTCAATCTGATCAAAGGTTCTCAAATATTGAGCAGAGTATTGAAAAATTGAATGCATTACTATTGAGCGGTAAAGCACCGAAAGCTCAAGTCTGTGGTATTTGCTCAACTCAGGGACATTTTACTGATGCATGTCCTACATTGGTTGAACCTACTTTAGAAGATGTTAATGCTATTGGCTTTGGAAATCAAGCAGCAAATCAGTTTTCGAACACTTACAACTCAAGATGGAAGGATCATCCCAATTTGAGGTATGGGAACACTAACAATGCTTTGAATGGGTTTCAGTTTCAAAACAATTCTACACCATCTGGTTTTCTACAAAGGGGTCAAGTCCCTCAAAGCTCGAACAATGATAACACTATTGAGAAATTATTGTCCAAGTTGGTTGACGGGCAAACAGAGATGCAAAAACAGTGCACTACAAACTCTCAAGATATCAGGGATATGCAAAAGCAGTGCATTACCAATTCTCAAGACATTAGAGAGATGCAAAAACAACTTGGGGATGTGattaagaaaattaatcaaGAACATGAGCCTGGAAGGTTGCCTGGAACTACACAACCAAATCTGAAATTCGAGCATGCTAACATCATTACTACTAAGAGTGGCCGGAATGTCATTCCCACTCAGAAGATATTGGAAAATCAAGTTGATAAGCGTGGCATCGAAAGAGACCCAGCAACTGAAACAGCTTCACATAAAAAACCAGATGAAGCAAAGGAGAATTCTCAAGCCAAGGAGGATAGTCATGAGAATGAGGATGAAGCTGAAATTGTGCACAACAATTCTGAGGAGAAACATACTTCTCCAATTTCTGCTAGTAAGTCTCTTAAACCTTCAAGTTCGGTTATTACTAATAGTCGCTTCGATTCTGTCCCTTTCCCAGCTAGGTTGGTTCAGACAAAGAAGAGTGCATTAGAGACAAATATTTTGGAGACTTTTCGCAAGGTTCACATTAATTTGCCTTTACTGGAGTGCATTCAAAACCTCCCAGCATATGCCAAGGTATTGAAGGACTTGTGTACTAAACGAAGGAGGCTCAAGGGGAGTGAAGTTGTTGAGATGAAGGAGAATGTGTCTGCGGTTCTACAAGGAAGGTTACCAAGGAAATGTAAGGATCCAGGAAGCTTCACTATTCCTTGCACCATTGGTAAATCTAAATTTGAGAATGCTTTACTTGATTTGGGTGCGTCAATTAATGTTATGCCATCTAGCTTGTATGAGAAATTGTGTATTAAAACTAAACTTAAAACAGATGGTGTTACAATTTTATTAGCTGACAGATCTCACGTTTACCCGAAAGGTGTTTTGGAGGATGTTCTTGTGCAGGTTGGCAGGTTTTAA
- the LOC108211831 gene encoding thiamine thiazole synthase 1, chloroplastic-like, translating into MAATTFVSTLVSNPKATPLSNSSCFNGVPLAHPNSLVSKSNQRKFAVSAAAASPAYDLKSFKFEPIKESIVSREMTRRYMTDMITFADTDVVIVGAGSAGLSCAYELSKNPSVQVAIIEQSVSPGGGAWLGGQLFSSMVVRKPAHHFLDELEIEYDEKDTYVVIKHAALFTSTIMSKLLARPNVKLFNAVAAEDLIVKEGRVSGVVTNWALVSMNHDTQSCMDPNVMEAKVVVSSCGHDGPFGATGVKRLKDIGMISSVPGMKALDMNTAEDAIVGLTREIVPGMIVTGMEVAEIDGAPRMGPTFGAMMISGQKAAHLALKALGHPNALDGSSVGGSVHPELILAAASDAAEIVDA; encoded by the exons ATGGCTGCAACAACCTTTGTATCCACTCTCGTCTCGAATCCCAAGGCAACTCCCCTTTCGAACTCATCCTGTTTCAATGGAGTCCCCCTGGCTCATCCGAACAGCCTCGTTTCGAAATCAAACCAACGCAAATTCGCCGTGTCTGCAGCGGCGGCGTCTCCGGCCTACGATCTGAAATCGTTCAAGTTTGAACCGATCAAGGAATCGATTGTTTCGAGGGAGATGACGAGGAGGTATATGACTGATATGATTACGTTTGCTGATACCGATGTTGTTATCGTTGGCGCTGGCTCAGCTGGTCTCTCTTGTGCTTATGAGCTCTCTAAGAACCCCTCCGTTCAG GTGGCTATAATTGAGCAATCTGTCAGTCCCGGCGGAGGTGCATGGCTCGGTGGACAGCTTTTCTCATCAATGGTTGTCCGCAAGCCTGCGCATCATTTCCTAGATGAGCTTGAGATCGAGTACGATGAAAAAGATACCTATGTGGTGATCAAGCATGCGGCTCTGTTCACTTCAACCATTATGAGCAAGCTTTTGGCCAGGCCAAATGTTAAGCTGTTCAATGCTGTTGCGGCTGAAGATTTGATTGTCAAGGAAGGGAGAGTTTCTGGTGTTGTGACTAATTGGGCCCTTGTTTCTATGAACCATGACACACAGTCATGCATGGACCCCAACGTGATGGAGGCTAAAGTGGTGGTCAGTTCCTGTGGACATGATGGACCCTTCGGAGCCACTGGAGTGAAGAGGCTCAAGGATATTGGGATGATCAGCAGTGTTCCAGGGATGAAAGCTTTGGACATGAACACGGCTGAGGATGCAATTGTTGGGTTGACCAGGGAGATAGTGCCTGGGATGATCGTTACTGGAATGGAGGTCGCGGAAATTGATGGAGCTCCAAGAATG GGACCAACATTTGGAGCAATGATGATATCTGGGCAGAAGGCAGCCCATTTGGCACTGAAGGCACTTGGACATCCGAATGCCTTGGATGGATCGTCCGTAGGTGGTAGTGTCCACCCAGAACTGATCCTTGCTGCAGCCAGTGATGCTGCTGAGATTGTTGATGCTTAA